In the Oceanithermus desulfurans genome, one interval contains:
- a CDS encoding NosD domain-containing protein translates to MWFLFAAALLLQPGDPLPPLEPGDTLTLAPGVHAGPWTIEVPHVRLVAEPGAVLDGGGAGSALLLAAEGTSVEGLEVRNVGRENDFYAPDAAVWLVDCTDCAVRGLKAAGVTTGVRAEDSPRVRVEDCTLHGLGDAPGITLYRTPGARVQGNRVEGFLDGLYLEHASDSRALGNVSRESRRYGFHLMFSRGVEVAGNRVEAGRVGSAIMYGSRAWVHDNVFAGHVGPLAFGLLVQEQSDSRFERNRVSGNTVGMLVVSSPDDVFRENDLINNGFGVLVRRERDKVASALRFEGNRFRGNVYDLAVDDPEAQVAMRRNRYDRVRPLDLDGDGAADLPYVPSSSYALLTSRQPDLSLFALGPGMLLWERVEGRVPALRFMTLADAAPLPLEREGRPFAGVAWILALAGLGGGLWLRS, encoded by the coding sequence GTGTGGTTCCTGTTTGCAGCTGCGCTGCTGCTTCAGCCCGGCGATCCGCTGCCCCCGTTAGAACCCGGCGACACCCTGACGCTCGCCCCCGGCGTTCACGCCGGTCCCTGGACGATCGAGGTCCCGCACGTCCGCCTGGTGGCCGAGCCCGGGGCCGTCCTGGACGGTGGCGGCGCGGGCAGCGCGCTGCTACTGGCGGCCGAGGGGACCTCCGTCGAGGGGCTCGAGGTGCGCAACGTGGGCCGCGAAAACGACTTCTACGCCCCCGACGCGGCCGTCTGGCTCGTCGACTGCACCGACTGCGCGGTCCGCGGCCTGAAGGCCGCGGGGGTGACCACGGGGGTGCGGGCCGAGGACTCGCCGCGGGTGCGCGTCGAGGACTGCACCCTGCACGGTCTGGGCGACGCGCCCGGGATTACCCTTTACCGCACCCCCGGTGCGCGGGTGCAGGGGAACCGCGTCGAGGGGTTCCTCGACGGCCTCTACCTCGAGCACGCCTCGGACAGCCGCGCGCTCGGCAACGTCTCGCGGGAAAGCCGCCGCTACGGCTTCCACCTGATGTTCAGCCGCGGCGTCGAGGTCGCCGGCAACCGCGTGGAAGCGGGGCGGGTCGGTTCCGCGATCATGTACGGATCCCGCGCCTGGGTGCACGACAACGTCTTCGCCGGGCACGTGGGCCCGCTGGCGTTCGGCCTGCTGGTGCAGGAACAAAGCGACAGCCGCTTCGAGCGCAACCGGGTCAGCGGGAACACCGTGGGCATGCTCGTCGTCTCGTCCCCGGACGACGTCTTCCGGGAAAACGACCTGATCAACAACGGCTTCGGCGTGCTGGTCCGCCGCGAGCGCGACAAGGTCGCCTCGGCGCTGCGCTTCGAGGGCAACCGGTTCCGCGGCAACGTCTACGACCTCGCCGTCGACGACCCCGAGGCGCAGGTGGCCATGCGCCGCAACCGCTACGACCGGGTGCGGCCGCTCGACCTCGACGGCGACGGCGCGGCCGACCTGCCCTACGTGCCCAGCTCCAGCTACGCGCTCTTGACGAGCCGGCAGCCCGACCTCAGCCTCTTCGCTCTGGGGCCGGGGATGCTGCTTTGGGAGCGGGTCGAGGGCCGGGTGCCGGCGCTGCGCTTCATGACGCTGGCCGACGCGGCGCCGCTGCCGCTCGAGCGGGAGGGGCGTCCCTTTGCGGGCGTCGCCTGGATCCTGGCGCTCGCCGGGCTGGGAGGAGGGTTATGGTTGCGCTCGTAG
- a CDS encoding nitrous oxide reductase accessory protein NosL translates to MKKSRRHLIKGMGALGLGALVRPVLAMGHGGPQQGMGSAPQPGTGKIYPAAKIPWQEGRCAFCGMPLATPEGGWRGKKFPKGFFERTYAQIVFEDGKALHFESLACMFNYAYAKGLVDGDGSTFYVMAVEALPKSCKRLGLMPARQATYVWGEKLKTTMMARLVAVPSPQKAGDFVRNRPGLGRYHFYTYRQLLDLSPLPEANLVPLLAKHTGLV, encoded by the coding sequence ATGAAGAAGAGTCGACGTCATCTGATTAAGGGTATGGGTGCGCTGGGGCTGGGGGCGCTGGTCCGCCCGGTCCTGGCGATGGGCCACGGCGGCCCGCAGCAGGGTATGGGGAGTGCGCCGCAGCCGGGGACGGGCAAAATCTACCCGGCGGCGAAGATCCCCTGGCAGGAAGGGCGCTGCGCCTTCTGCGGCATGCCGCTGGCCACGCCCGAGGGCGGCTGGCGCGGCAAGAAGTTCCCCAAGGGCTTCTTCGAGCGTACCTACGCCCAGATCGTTTTCGAAGACGGCAAGGCCCTGCACTTCGAGTCGCTGGCCTGCATGTTCAACTACGCCTACGCCAAGGGGCTGGTCGACGGCGACGGCAGCACCTTCTACGTGATGGCGGTGGAGGCGCTGCCGAAGAGCTGCAAGCGCCTGGGCCTCATGCCCGCGCGCCAGGCCACCTACGTTTGGGGCGAGAAGCTGAAGACGACGATGATGGCCCGCCTGGTGGCCGTGCCCAGTCCCCAGAAGGCCGGCGACTTCGTGCGGAACCGCCCGGGCCTCGGCCGCTACCACTTCTACACCTACCGTCAGCTGCTCGACCTGAGCCCGCTCCCGGAGGCCAACCTGGTTCCGCTCCTCGCCAAGCACACCGGGCTCGTGTAG
- a CDS encoding nitrous oxide reductase accessory protein NosL, giving the protein MKRRDLLKGLIGLGVPWSLGVLAEARPVRVGVDVCPYCNMTVIDARYAAQMVTRTGKVYSYDAIECLVDHLNGYGGPKVAPRELYAADFAASQADRAGLRAVDGLVFLYHRRIRTPMGGGLVAFARPEDADRFVQERRLKGVRRMRWDELVAEGRQHAWVPPY; this is encoded by the coding sequence ATGAAGCGCCGCGACCTGCTCAAGGGCCTGATCGGCCTCGGCGTCCCCTGGAGCCTGGGGGTGCTCGCCGAGGCGCGACCGGTGCGGGTGGGGGTGGACGTCTGCCCCTACTGCAACATGACCGTCATCGACGCGCGCTACGCCGCCCAGATGGTTACGCGCACCGGCAAGGTCTACAGCTACGACGCCATCGAGTGCCTGGTGGACCACCTCAACGGTTACGGCGGGCCCAAGGTGGCGCCGCGCGAGCTCTACGCCGCCGACTTCGCCGCCTCGCAGGCGGACCGGGCCGGGCTGCGCGCCGTGGACGGGCTCGTCTTCCTCTACCACCGGCGCATCCGTACCCCGATGGGTGGGGGGCTGGTGGCCTTCGCCCGCCCCGAAGACGCCGACCGCTTCGTCCAGGAGCGCCGGCTCAAGGGGGTGCGGCGGATGCGCTGGGACGAACTGGTGGCCGAAGGCCGGCAGCACGCCTGGGTGCCCCCCTACTGA
- a CDS encoding ABC transporter ATP-binding protein yields MVALVEASKRGRLQPLTVEIGPGALALVGPNGAGKSTVLGLIAGRLAPSGGRVTLAGFPARSPRASALRAYVPQQIAWPPHLRAAEVLEAARRMRGATAAALRAAVRRMGLEPVLAKPVGQLSGGMRQRLALAAGLLGEPPVWLLDEPASALDPGGFARLRGWVDEHRARGGTVIVSAHRPEEVEALADEALLLAHGRLRARGPVGSFYRYRLADGRDLNEVLPGARVLREPVDTLKEVLYEEESTSSD; encoded by the coding sequence ATGGTTGCGCTCGTAGAAGCCAGTAAACGCGGCCGTCTGCAGCCGCTCACGGTCGAGATCGGTCCCGGCGCGCTGGCCCTCGTGGGGCCCAACGGCGCCGGGAAGAGCACGGTGCTGGGCCTGATCGCGGGCCGGCTCGCCCCCAGCGGCGGTCGGGTGACGCTGGCCGGCTTCCCCGCGCGCTCGCCGCGGGCCAGCGCGCTGCGCGCCTACGTGCCGCAGCAGATCGCCTGGCCCCCGCACCTGCGCGCGGCCGAGGTGCTGGAAGCGGCCCGGCGCATGCGCGGGGCGACGGCGGCGGCGCTGCGCGCGGCGGTCCGGCGGATGGGGCTCGAGCCGGTGCTCGCGAAGCCGGTGGGGCAGCTCTCGGGAGGGATGCGCCAGCGCCTGGCGCTGGCCGCCGGGCTGCTGGGGGAGCCGCCCGTCTGGCTGCTGGACGAACCCGCGAGCGCGCTCGACCCCGGCGGTTTCGCGCGGTTGCGCGGCTGGGTGGACGAACACCGCGCCCGCGGCGGCACGGTCATCGTCAGCGCCCACCGGCCCGAGGAGGTGGAGGCCCTCGCCGACGAAGCGTTGCTGCTGGCCCACGGCCGGCTGCGCGCCCGCGGTCCGGTGGGCTCGTTCTACCGTTACCGCCTCGCCGACGGCCGCGATCTGAACGAGGTGCTTCCGGGGGCCCGCGTGCTGCGGGAACCCGTAGACACGCTTAAGGAGGTGCTTTATGAAGAAGAGTCGACGTCATCTGATTAA